The following proteins are encoded in a genomic region of Amblyraja radiata isolate CabotCenter1 chromosome 37, sAmbRad1.1.pri, whole genome shotgun sequence:
- the tmem254 gene encoding transmembrane protein 254 isoform X2, which yields MQAADIEPVERMSAKGSDAYFKRTSFFWMAVVTGSFGYYTLLMFWPQSIPYKSLGLWGNISKYLMDNYHPLLYIGYWLAWLIHVGEALYSVKLCR from the exons ATGCAAGCTGCCGATATCGAACCAGTGGAAAGAATGTCTGCTAAGGGCTCTGATGCTTACTTCAAAAGGACGAGCTTCTTCTGGATGGCTGTCGTTACTGGATCCTTCGGCTATTACACC CTGCTGATGTTTTGGCCACAGAGCATACCGTACAAGAGCCTGGGACTCtggggcaacatctccaagtatcTGATGGACAATTATCACCCCCTTTTGTATATTGG CTACTGGTTGGCCTGGCTGATCCATGTTGGCGAGGCACTGTACAGCGTTAAACTCTGCAGGTGA